AAAGCGCCATTGGCGACTTTAAAGGAAATCGACGTAACTGGTTGATTGAAATTGCATTTAGGGTGCGCTCTGAAACTGTCACCCCAAAACCCAAGGAGCAACATCTATTCTATCGGTGCTTATGGTGAGGGCGCTTTGAGCTGAACGGCTTACAGGCGCTTGATACTCATTCGTGATCGAGGTGGTTCATGAAAATTGCCGATATCCTTGAACAAGCTTCCATGCCTATTGCGTCGCCTGCCTATCCAAAGGGGCCTTACAGGTTCATTGATCGCGAGTTTTTTGTTGTCACTTATGAGAGTGACCCTGCTGCGATCCGCGAAGCCTTACCAGAGCCGCTGGAGCCAGATGGTTCAAACACTGTGATGTTTGAAGTTATCCGAATGCCGGATTCCGCTGGATTTGGAGATTACACGGAATCTGGCATTGTGATTCCAGCCAAATTTGGTGATCATCCGGTCAACTTCACCCAGCAGATGTTTCTCGATGATACACCGCCTATCTTCGGTGGACGCGAGATCTGGGGCTTCCCAAAAAAACTTGGACACCCAGAACTGAGCATAACTGGGGCTACGTTGACAGGGCATCTGGAGTTTGATGGGGTTACCATCGCAATTGCCACTATGGGCTACAAGTACCAGCATCTTCTTTATGATGTGGAACACGGCACTCAATGTCACCCTGATGCGATCTTGAAGAAACTGCAGAAAACACAGGTGAACCTGAAGCTTATTCCTGATGTGGATGGAAGCCCTGCAATTTTGCAGCTTGTGGCCTATGAGGTGGCTGATGTTACCATAAAAGGGGCATGGTCCGGTCCTGCCAGCTTGCAATTGTTCCATCACGCCAATGCTCCGGTGGCTGAGCTGCCCATGCTTAAATCCCATGGTGGTGTGCATTTCGTCACGGATCTGACGTTGCCGTATGGGCGGGTCCTACACGACTATCTTAAATCATGATTGTCATGGTTATATGGAGGAGCTGGATTGCCTTGAGCATTGCTTTTGCGCAGATGATTGCTGTTGGACTTATTTTTCTGGCATCAGGGGCACATGCGCAAAGTTATGAGCTTAAACCCTTCAAGGATGAGCTGTTTACCTATCCACCTGTGCTGGAAAAAGCAATGGGTGGTGCATTTCTGCGGTTAGATTATCAAATCCAGCGTGACTTAAGAGACCGTGATGACGTCCCTGAGAAGAAGGTTCAGGCGCGATATGTTTCCAGTCGACCCTCTTGGTATGTGCGGGACCAATCCGCAGAGCTTGCTGGGCAACGGCGCAAGCATGTTCGTGTTGGTTCGCCCAGTGACAAAACCAAGTTGGTTGTTCTTTATATTCACGGGAAAGGCGGCAACCGAAAGCAAGGTACTGCCAACTGGACGTTTGGGGGCAATTTCAATCGACTGAAGAATTTGATGGTGCGCAATAATGGAGTGTATCTGTCGCCTGATGTTTGGTTGGATGCCAGCACTGGGACGCAGGAGATCAGAGAGTTGATTGCTCTTTATCGAAAGCGAGCCACAAATGCCAAGTTCATCATAGCTTGTGGGTCTATGGGAACGCTGGTGTGTTATGGGCTTGCGGACAGCAGCGGTTCAGCTGGGCAGATTGACGGTTTGTTTTTTCTTGGCGGAGCTACGGATGAGAGGCTTTTGCGTAGTCAAGCAGTTGGTGCTGGCGTTCCGATTGTATTTGGGCATGGAAGCGCTGACCCTGTGTATGCGTGGCAGCAGCAAGCGTCCTTGTTCAAGGCTCTTCGACGGCAGCAGGCCAACTATCCAGTACGGTTTCGGTTGTTTGAAAGTGGCTCACACGGAACGCCTCTTCGTATGATTGATTGGCGTGAGGAGATCAACTGGATGCTGCAGGTTCGTGAAAAGACGATTGCCCAATAAAAAAGGCCGGAAAGACCGGCCTTTGAGACGCTTAGACCCTAATGGGTTAGGCTTGCGGCACACCGGTGGATACTGCCAGTCGCTTTACACCTTCTTTTGCGATTTGGTTTCCTGTCGAAATCTGAAGCGCTTTTAAGTAGGATTGACGTGCTTCTGTCTTCTGGCCCAGAGCTTCTTCTGCGCGGCCGCGGTTGGCCCATGCAGGCGCCGATTTTCCATTAAGCGCGATTGCTGCATTGAAATCTTTCAGTGCAGACTTTGGATCGCTCAATGCGAGATAAGTGACACCACGTGCGATAAGCGGGGAGTAGGCGCGTGAATTCAAGCCAACAGCGGAGGAGAAGTCATTGAGAGCTGCTTCTTGCAAACCTTGTGCTTGATAGATGAGGCCGCGGTTATGGTAGGCCTGTGCATCGCCAGAGTTGAGACGGATAACTTCGTTGTAATCTCGCAATGCAGCGCTGTTCTGACCCAATGAGCGGTAGGTGTTGCCCCGGCCATTGAGTGCCTTAACGTAGTCGGTTTTGATGGACAGCGCAGAATTGTAGTCCTGAATAGCCTGCGTAGAGTTGCCTTTGCGACGCTCTGCAAGGGCGCGGTTTGCATAAGCTTGATAGGATTTTGGTCTCAGTTGCAGAGATTTAT
The window above is part of the Pseudovibrio sp. Tun.PSC04-5.I4 genome. Proteins encoded here:
- a CDS encoding acetoacetate decarboxylase, translated to MKIADILEQASMPIASPAYPKGPYRFIDREFFVVTYESDPAAIREALPEPLEPDGSNTVMFEVIRMPDSAGFGDYTESGIVIPAKFGDHPVNFTQQMFLDDTPPIFGGREIWGFPKKLGHPELSITGATLTGHLEFDGVTIAIATMGYKYQHLLYDVEHGTQCHPDAILKKLQKTQVNLKLIPDVDGSPAILQLVAYEVADVTIKGAWSGPASLQLFHHANAPVAELPMLKSHGGVHFVTDLTLPYGRVLHDYLKS
- a CDS encoding alpha/beta hydrolase, encoding MSIAFAQMIAVGLIFLASGAHAQSYELKPFKDELFTYPPVLEKAMGGAFLRLDYQIQRDLRDRDDVPEKKVQARYVSSRPSWYVRDQSAELAGQRRKHVRVGSPSDKTKLVVLYIHGKGGNRKQGTANWTFGGNFNRLKNLMVRNNGVYLSPDVWLDASTGTQEIRELIALYRKRATNAKFIIACGSMGTLVCYGLADSSGSAGQIDGLFFLGGATDERLLRSQAVGAGVPIVFGHGSADPVYAWQQQASLFKALRRQQANYPVRFRLFESGSHGTPLRMIDWREEINWMLQVREKTIAQ
- a CDS encoding tetratricopeptide repeat protein, which translates into the protein MGHILVNTKLAKGFSACLLVLSVAACQSNPNGLVYQNVPIDAAVGSSSNIGSLSAVVEANPTDADAYNKRGIAYAKAGRLDQAIADFNKSLQLRPKSYQAYANRALAERRKGNSTQAIQDYNSALSIKTDYVKALNGRGNTYRSLGQNSAALRDYNEVIRLNSGDAQAYHNRGLIYQAQGLQEAALNDFSSAVGLNSRAYSPLIARGVTYLALSDPKSALKDFNAAIALNGKSAPAWANRGRAEEALGQKTEARQSYLKALQISTGNQIAKEGVKRLAVSTGVPQA